The Anopheles stephensi strain Indian unplaced genomic scaffold, UCI_ANSTEP_V1.0 ucontig47, whole genome shotgun sequence genome includes a window with the following:
- the LOC118517080 gene encoding uncharacterized protein LOC118517080, protein MPVTSMCSRSSNGSSRTTSAMVLGVVLVLLTFATNRSLCSVAPHPATISVTSSVPTSSSSSSSSSSNSSPAPSDSTDRSHPPDEPDVTTARTTQPPTGTGTSRKDASAQGEQPPEGQIPLERLPSNTLLKYTAYKDVSILHFRIPTDTRTAFFSFKAYEESKGAFQRNCKPNDITLHLKAGSYPVISPENITFPKHFLDAEERFEIHSLQFKSDSTTRRLSIEGPHPGNWFAVAFISWTDPNNERIEQQGLAASCETLLMSEMSVANAQPQMLNVDVRYEGTLAADQPEPKSFKFFVPSNVSIVTWRFTITQPCANCTDVSFHVQASALPTARNYLQNAIICPNQTGDVSIDFYPHESAWHYVDMDFMRENPPTSSGTIVAGLHANETIVTSDATNQTREERQRDSPPTSVPDPQSLAYTVELIYHAHEAAPDAASTMTPSTEETTRESVDSSDESDTLTADTKSLPNRSFDRYPVLRQTYREFFMFDYDLLPDVNGTVPVTLNLTAGIPALMKFDVNDVYDIGGTLSFAVAMRQDLKGSLIDARHESTNEHAGVVAEKLVDIQEEFVPELPAAMTTTTTTTTSTTTTTTTVVAPSSTTEAEDKAKQSAGKANQTVIVCLRLEEPGIPTWPDKCVYGRHIYPAAIVINNTDADTNTGLVHVPFPEPGSWYVTLGLFCHGSEATARSTIIDSVKDFVRSYRSTLETMRSPCSCTDRLSYYRSCLADDACLSSLNETETLKIKECIMDAKCTGSRSDEMARKFEQHHKYATEQSVQGGVADSTCNSSVVFTISSSPCVAGRCGRFGRCYHYMSGGFVFSTCLCLRNYRGWDCTEDSQVPSSASILLASLMLTLSNLLFLPSIFYAVKRGYHSEAIIYFFAMFFSAFYHACDSGEEEFSFCLVKIGVLQFCDFYCGLLAIWVTLIAMSNIRHQFVSLLHMLGAILLAFGTELNKQSLWVFLAPALTGICLISVSWGLRCRKTKRCFPARSYLALYLPIGSVLVMVGLVCFAFLQTKQNYHIVHSIWHMVMALSILCLLPDRKTFHPKC, encoded by the exons ATGCCGGTCACAAGCATGTGTTCTCGAAGTAGTAACGGCAGCAGTAGGACAACTTCTGCCATGGTCCTTGGGGTAGTACTCGTGCTCCTAACGTTCGCCACGAATCGAAGCCTTTGCAGTGTAGCACCACATCCGGCCACTATTAGCGTTACCTCCAGTGTACCCACAtccagtagcagtagtagcagtagcagcagcaacagtagtcCCGCTCCCAGCGATAGCACCGACCGTTCACATCCGCCCGATGAACCGGATGTTACCACGGCACGCACAACGCAACCACCGACCGGGACCGGGACGTCGCGCAAGGATGCGTCGGCTCAGGGCGAACAGCCGCCCGAAGGTCAGATACCGCTGGAACGGTTGCCCTCCAACACGCTGCTCAAGTACACCGCCTACAAGGACGTCTCGATACTGCACTTTCGCATACCGACCGACACCCGTACAGCCTTCTTTAGCTTTAAGGCGTACGAGGAATCCAAAGGTGCCTTCC AGCGCAACTGCAAACCGAATGATATTACGCTGCACCTGAAAGCGGGCAGCTATCCGGTCATCAGTCCGGAAAACATCACATTCCCCAAACACTTTCTGGACGCCGAGGAACG ATTCGAAATCCACAGCCTACAGTTCAAGTCGGACAGCACAACGCGCCGGCTAAGCATCGAAGGTCCGCATCCGGGCAACTGGTTCGCCGTGGCATTCATCAGCTGGACCGATCCGAACAACGAGCGAATCGAGCAGCAAG GTCTTGCTGCATCGTGCGAAACGTTGCTAATGTCGGAGATGTCCGTCGCGAACGCACAGCCCCAGATGCTTAACGTGGATGTGCGGTACGAGGGAACGCTTGCCGCGGACCAGCCGGAACCCAAGTCCTTCAAGTTTTTCGTCCCGAGCAACGTGTCGATCGTTACGTGGCGCTTTACCATCACGCAGCCCTGTGCGAACTGTACCGACGTTAGCTTCCATGTGCAGGCGAGCGCCCTGCCGACGGCCCGCAACTATCTCCAGAATGCCATCATCTGTCCGAACCAAACGGGTGACGTCAGCATCGATTTCTATCCTCACGAAAGTGCCTGGCATTACGTGGATATGGACTTTATGCGTGAGAATCCACCGACCAGCAGCGGTACGATTGTGGCCGGACTTCACGCCAACGAAACGATCGTCACGTCGGACGCCACAAATCAAACACGGGAGGAACGACAGCGGGACAGTCCGCCAACGAGCGTTCCCGATCCGCAGAGCTTAGCGTACACGGTGGAGCTGATCTACCATGCGCATGAGGCTGCCCCAGATGCCGCGTCTACGATGACTCCGTCCACCGAGGAAACGACGCGCGAAAGTGTCGACTCTTCGGATGAAAGTGATACGCTGACAGCGGACACCAAGTCACTGCCGAATCGAAGCTTCGACCGCTACCCGGTACTGCGGCAGACGTACCGCGAGTTCTTCATGTTCGACTACGACCTGCTGCCGGACGTGAACGGTACGGTGCCGGTGACGCTCAACCTCACTGCCGGCATCCCTGCCCTGATGAAGTTCGACGTGAACGATGTGTACGACATCGGGGGTACGCTGAGCTTTGCCGTTGCGATGCGGCAAGATCTGAAGGGCAGCCTGATCGATGCACGGCACGAGTCGACCAACGAGCATGCGGGCGTTGTGGCCGAGAAGCTGGTCGACATACAGGAGGAGTTCGTGCCGGAACTGCCAGCAGCAATGAcaaccaccacgaccaccactacgtccaccaccacgacgacgaccacggtAGTAGCACCGAGCAGCACTACCGAGGCGGAGGACAAGGCAAAGCAGTCTGCCGGCAAGGCTAACCAAACGGTTATCGTGTGTCTGAGACTGGAAGAGCCGGGCATTCCTACCTGGCCCGACAAGTGTGTGTACGGACGGCACATCTATCCAGCCGCCATCGTCATCAACAACACGGATGCGGATACGAACACCGGGCTCGTGCACGTCCCATTCCCCGAACCGGGCAGTTGGTACGTTACGCTGGGACTGTTCTGTCACGGATCGGAGGCAACGGCACGATCGACAATCATCGACAGCGTGAAGGACTTTGTACGCTCGTACCGTTCCACGCTGGAGACGATGCGGTCACCGTGTTCGTGCACCGATCGACTAAGCTACTATCGCAGCTGTCTAGCGGATGACGCTTGCCTAAGTTCGCTCAACGAGACGGAAACGCTCAAGATCAAGGAGTGCATCATGGATGCCAAATGTACCGGGAGTCGATCGGATGAGATGGCACGCAAGTTCGAGCAGCACCACAAGTACGCCACGGAACAGAGCGTGCAAGGCGGAGTCGCCGACAGTACGTGTAATTCCAGCGTAGTCTTCACCATCTCGTCGAGTCCGTGTGTGGCCGGACGGTGTGGACGATTCGGCCGCTGCTATCACTACATGTCCGGTGGGTTCGTGTTTTCCACGTGTCTGTGTCTGCGGAACTACCGCGGCTGGGACTGTACCGAAGACTCGCAGGTACCGTCGAGTGCTTCGATCCTGCTCGCCTCCCTGATGCTGACGCTCTCCAACCTCCTCTTTCTGCCGAGCATCTTTTACGCCGTCAAGCGCGGCTACCACAGTGAAGCGATCATCTACTTCTTCGCCATGTTCTTCTCGGCGTTCTATCATGCGTGCGATTCGGGCGAGGAGGAGTTTAGCTTCTGTCTGGTGAAGATAGGTGTCCTGCAGTTCTGTGACTTTTACTGCGGTCTGCTCGCCATCTGGGTCACGCTGATCGCCATGTCCAACATACGGCACCAGTTCGTGTCGCTACTGCACATGCTCGGTGCGATCCTGCTCGCGTTCGGCACGGAGCTGAACAAGCAATCGCTCTGGGTGTTTCTGGCACCGGCCCTCACCGGCATCTGTCTCATCTCGGTCAGCTGGGGATTACGCTGCCGGAAGACGAAGCGATGCTTCCCGGCACGTAGCTACCTGGCGCTGTACCTCCCGATCGGCAGCGTGCTCGTCATGGTGGGGCTGGTCTGTTTTGCCTTCCTTCAGACGAAGCAAAACTACCACATCGTACACTCGATCTGGCACATGGTGATGGCGCTCAGCATCCTGTGCCTGCTGCCGGACCGCAAAACGTTCCACCCGAAGTGCTAG